A genomic region of Vitis vinifera cultivar Pinot Noir 40024 chromosome 7, ASM3070453v1 contains the following coding sequences:
- the LOC100249175 gene encoding cyclin-D4-1 isoform X1 has translation MSLSPAYSAVNLYCSEVADEVVDLSDRIPFPNLDSSTDDESFILGLFDSELDQMLCSERLPVLPEGVRARQDAVNWMLKVVTPTAYIYACVYNELLCSFVLFDSLYKIFQVHSHYNFRPETAYLSVTYLDRFLCTYDLPQGKEWSLQLLSVACIAVAAKMEERSVPLLLDLQVMEPRFLFTAMTVQQMELLVMAVLKWRLSTVTPFSFVNYFISKFPCFSSQFHSSSNVSDLILASCRVTDHLDFLPSSIAAASLLWVAGKNVDDQILEHFHKRVNKEMVKRCHYLIKQSMCSMVRVKRQRLEPGPPSPDGVLDADISKNCDVLKCGGEDSKSSQD, from the exons aTGTCTCTATCCCCTGCATACTCCGCTGTTAACCTCTATTGCAGCGAGGTTGCCGACGAAGTGGTGGACCTCTCTGACCGCATTCCCTTTCCAAATTTGGATTCATCAACCGATGATGAGAGCTTTATTCTTGGTCTTTTTGATTCTGAGCTTGATCAAATGCTGTGTTCTGAACGGTTACCGGTTCTTCCGGAAGGTGTCCGAGCTCGCCAAGATGCTGTCAACTGGATGTTGAAGGTGGTCACTCCCACTGCCTACATATATGCATGTGTTTATAATGAATTATTGtgtagttttgttttgtttgattcattatataAGATTTTTCAGGTGCATTCTCACTACAATTTCAGACCCGAAACGGCTTATCTATCAGTGACCTATCTGGATCGCTTCCTCTGCACTTATGATCTTCCT CAGGGGAAGGAATGGTCCTTGCAGCTGCTATCAGTGGCATGCATAGCCGTAGCTGCAAAAATGGAGGAAAGGAGTGTTCCACTTCTATTAGACTTGCAGGTGATGGAACCCAGATTCCTCTTCACAGCCATGACAGTCCAACAAATGGAGCTCCTGGTCATGGCCGTCCTCAAATGGCGATTGAGTACCGTTACCCCATTCAGTTTTGTCAATTACTTCATTTCAAAATTCCCCTGTTTCTCCTCCCAATTTCATAGTTCCAGCAATGTTTCGGATCTCATTCTCGCCTCCTGCCGAG TGACGGATCACTTGGATTTTCTGCCATCCTCAATAGCTGCGGCTTCTCTGCTTTGGGTGGCCGGTAAAAACGTGGACGATCAGATATTGGAACACTTCCACAAACGAGTCAACAAA GAAATGGTAAAAAGATGTCACTATCTTATCAAGCAGAGCATGTGTTCGATGGTGCGTGTCAAAAGACAAAGATTGGAGCCAGGGCCACCAAGTCCAGACGGCGTGCTTGATGCAGATATTAGTAAGAATTGTGATGTGCTCAAATGTGGTGGTGAGGACTCAAAGTCGAGTCAGGACTAG
- the LOC100249175 gene encoding cyclin-D4-1 isoform X2, with the protein MSLSPAYSAVNLYCSEVADEVVDLSDRIPFPNLDSSTDDESFILGLFDSELDQMLCSERLPVLPEGVRARQDAVNWMLKVHSHYNFRPETAYLSVTYLDRFLCTYDLPQGKEWSLQLLSVACIAVAAKMEERSVPLLLDLQVMEPRFLFTAMTVQQMELLVMAVLKWRLSTVTPFSFVNYFISKFPCFSSQFHSSSNVSDLILASCRVTDHLDFLPSSIAAASLLWVAGKNVDDQILEHFHKRVNKEMVKRCHYLIKQSMCSMVRVKRQRLEPGPPSPDGVLDADISKNCDVLKCGGEDSKSSQD; encoded by the exons aTGTCTCTATCCCCTGCATACTCCGCTGTTAACCTCTATTGCAGCGAGGTTGCCGACGAAGTGGTGGACCTCTCTGACCGCATTCCCTTTCCAAATTTGGATTCATCAACCGATGATGAGAGCTTTATTCTTGGTCTTTTTGATTCTGAGCTTGATCAAATGCTGTGTTCTGAACGGTTACCGGTTCTTCCGGAAGGTGTCCGAGCTCGCCAAGATGCTGTCAACTGGATGTTGAAG GTGCATTCTCACTACAATTTCAGACCCGAAACGGCTTATCTATCAGTGACCTATCTGGATCGCTTCCTCTGCACTTATGATCTTCCT CAGGGGAAGGAATGGTCCTTGCAGCTGCTATCAGTGGCATGCATAGCCGTAGCTGCAAAAATGGAGGAAAGGAGTGTTCCACTTCTATTAGACTTGCAGGTGATGGAACCCAGATTCCTCTTCACAGCCATGACAGTCCAACAAATGGAGCTCCTGGTCATGGCCGTCCTCAAATGGCGATTGAGTACCGTTACCCCATTCAGTTTTGTCAATTACTTCATTTCAAAATTCCCCTGTTTCTCCTCCCAATTTCATAGTTCCAGCAATGTTTCGGATCTCATTCTCGCCTCCTGCCGAG TGACGGATCACTTGGATTTTCTGCCATCCTCAATAGCTGCGGCTTCTCTGCTTTGGGTGGCCGGTAAAAACGTGGACGATCAGATATTGGAACACTTCCACAAACGAGTCAACAAA GAAATGGTAAAAAGATGTCACTATCTTATCAAGCAGAGCATGTGTTCGATGGTGCGTGTCAAAAGACAAAGATTGGAGCCAGGGCCACCAAGTCCAGACGGCGTGCTTGATGCAGATATTAGTAAGAATTGTGATGTGCTCAAATGTGGTGGTGAGGACTCAAAGTCGAGTCAGGACTAG
- the LOC100249175 gene encoding cyclin-D4-1 isoform X3, with the protein MSLSPAYSAVNLYCSEVADEVVDLSDRIPFPNLDSSTDDESFILGLFDSELDQMLCSERLPVLPEGVRARQDAVNWMLKVHSHYNFRPETAYLSVTYLDRFLCTYDLPGKEWSLQLLSVACIAVAAKMEERSVPLLLDLQVMEPRFLFTAMTVQQMELLVMAVLKWRLSTVTPFSFVNYFISKFPCFSSQFHSSSNVSDLILASCRVTDHLDFLPSSIAAASLLWVAGKNVDDQILEHFHKRVNKEMVKRCHYLIKQSMCSMVRVKRQRLEPGPPSPDGVLDADISKNCDVLKCGGEDSKSSQD; encoded by the exons aTGTCTCTATCCCCTGCATACTCCGCTGTTAACCTCTATTGCAGCGAGGTTGCCGACGAAGTGGTGGACCTCTCTGACCGCATTCCCTTTCCAAATTTGGATTCATCAACCGATGATGAGAGCTTTATTCTTGGTCTTTTTGATTCTGAGCTTGATCAAATGCTGTGTTCTGAACGGTTACCGGTTCTTCCGGAAGGTGTCCGAGCTCGCCAAGATGCTGTCAACTGGATGTTGAAG GTGCATTCTCACTACAATTTCAGACCCGAAACGGCTTATCTATCAGTGACCTATCTGGATCGCTTCCTCTGCACTTATGATCTTCCT GGGAAGGAATGGTCCTTGCAGCTGCTATCAGTGGCATGCATAGCCGTAGCTGCAAAAATGGAGGAAAGGAGTGTTCCACTTCTATTAGACTTGCAGGTGATGGAACCCAGATTCCTCTTCACAGCCATGACAGTCCAACAAATGGAGCTCCTGGTCATGGCCGTCCTCAAATGGCGATTGAGTACCGTTACCCCATTCAGTTTTGTCAATTACTTCATTTCAAAATTCCCCTGTTTCTCCTCCCAATTTCATAGTTCCAGCAATGTTTCGGATCTCATTCTCGCCTCCTGCCGAG TGACGGATCACTTGGATTTTCTGCCATCCTCAATAGCTGCGGCTTCTCTGCTTTGGGTGGCCGGTAAAAACGTGGACGATCAGATATTGGAACACTTCCACAAACGAGTCAACAAA GAAATGGTAAAAAGATGTCACTATCTTATCAAGCAGAGCATGTGTTCGATGGTGCGTGTCAAAAGACAAAGATTGGAGCCAGGGCCACCAAGTCCAGACGGCGTGCTTGATGCAGATATTAGTAAGAATTGTGATGTGCTCAAATGTGGTGGTGAGGACTCAAAGTCGAGTCAGGACTAG